The Thermosynechococcus sp. CL-1 genomic interval GGTGGACAGGAATCAAAGCGTGACCGCTGCCAACGAAGATCTGCGGGAACTCAAAAAAATACTAGAAGACTTTTTTACAGGGCTTCCCGTCAAGGTCTATCTATTCGGCTCGGCTGCCCGTGGTGCTCTGCGCCAAAGCTCTGACTTAGATGTCGGGATTTTGCCCCTTGCACCACTGCCCGTGGGGCTGTTGAGTGAGTTGCGGGAGCGCCTAGAGATGTCCAATTTGATCTATCCAGTCGATGTCGTGGATTTATCAGAAGTGTCCGCCGACTTTCGATCGCGAGTGATTGCAGAGGGAATTGAGTGGATCGGCTCAGGGAACGATTAGTGGTTGCCCAAAGAGCGCTAGCTACTTTGCAAGAATTGCCCTTGGGCAAGCGCACAGATACGATTATTCGGGATGCTGCAATTCAGCGATTTGAATACACTCTAGAAGCCGTCTGGAAAGCAGCACAACTATATCTACGGGAACGCGAAGGATTA includes:
- a CDS encoding nucleotidyltransferase family protein, with translation MTAANEDLRELKKILEDFFTGLPVKVYLFGSAARGALRQSSDLDVGILPLAPLPVGLLSELRERLEMSNLIYPVDVVDLSEVSADFRSRVIAEGIEWIGSGND